From Stegostoma tigrinum isolate sSteTig4 chromosome 1, sSteTig4.hap1, whole genome shotgun sequence:
GCTGGCTCTTTGCTAGGACCATCACCAAAATGCATCCCCACTGTCCCGCTTCCTCCCACATCCCTGTATCTTTCACTGCTCCAAATACTTCTGCAGAACATCTCCCAACCATATGCAACTGTCTCCCTGGAACGTGAAGCATTCATTCTCCACACTCCTTCCAAAATTTCCGCTTCTCTGCCTCCATTAGAAATGAGCTAAAAGGAAGAATTGAAAATGAACTGCATATCTGGCCATTCATTCGGAGCCCCCCAGCCCAATCTCCTGTCCCGATGGAAAGTGAGAGCCTGCTCAGAGAGAACCAGCGCAATTGTTGTGCTCAACACCCTCCTTCTGGGCCAGAAAGGTTTCACAAACCACAAAATGAACTTTATTCAAGAACAAAAAAGTGTTGCATTCCTTTAACATGACACTTTACTGAACAATAATCAGGCAGCTTTTGGACACCGGGTCAGGGAGGAATTGTAGACAAAGAGGCAGGTTCTCAGATATTCTGCAAGAAGGAGTGGTTTCAGAGCGAATTCAAGATAGCTGAAAGCATGGGCACCAATGGAAGAGTGAGTAAAATTGGGTTGGCTCAAGAGACCATAAAACaataaggaataggaacaggagcaggccattcagccctcaaggccagaactggaggagcacagggcTGTAGACCTTGTCCACTCTCACAAGTGGACACATGATGTCTAACTGCTACCAAGCTGAAGGAGAGAAGAGGAGTTGTCCCCTGTGTGCACTGGTCAAGTTTCGGCCTTCAGACAACATCAGTAAATCTAATTAGATTATATagtgacctgtctgtcttccctcccacctacccacccacccatccctcCCAAccgaccaacccccaccccaactccctccctaggtgctcctgagatgctgctgggcctgcaatgttcatccagcctcacattttattatccctctctacactcacctttactggctctatccccgcctccttgacctgtccgtcttctctccaccaatctgctcctctatccaccttccatcatcgcctccccctctctccctatttatttcagagtccccttccccgcccacatttttgaagaagggtccagacctgaaatatcagcattcctgctcctcggcctgctgcgttcatccagctctccactgtTACCTGGATTATATGGTGAATGCTGTTTCTGGGCTCTTGCTGTGTATAACATGGCTGCAGTATTTAATCCAACTGACTACTCTTGCGGAGATATTTTAGTGGTTTTGAAAAGTTTCACTGCCTACCGAGGTAGAGAAAGGCACTGTATAAAAGTAAATTTCTTCTATTCGAGCTTACCTATTTCGACAGCAGTAATAGAGAAGGACAGAGAGGCCACTGAAGACTAAGCCGatcccaatagcaacagagatgTACAGGTATCGTTCTGATTCCAGGCTCGTGTGGGTGGTTAGTGTCAAGTGCTCGCACCTCTCTCCCATGTAGCCTGGTTTACAActggaaggaggaagagaaaatgTTCACCTGcttgagtttaaaagccagggCAAAGTTTCTGTAATTAATCTGCTGTATCCCTGCAGCTATCATTGGGCATCATTACAGAATCACGATTGTACAATCAAACAGCATTGAAGGAGACTATACAGCCATTGATCCTGACCTGGCTCATGGAAAGAGCAGTGTAATCAGTCCCATTCACCTTACCCAcaaccaacccccaccccaccccccccccccccccatcaccactgCCCCCGGGCCAATCTTACCCCGTAATCAACCTGCTGCTCTTAAACCCTTTCTGACTCCACTTTTGAAACCCTCTAATGTACCTGCTTTCAGAGGCACCTTGACCCACAAAGACCCGATGTCCTGATTTCTCTCATCAAATACTCTCAATGTGTGTCTTCCCTGGAAACTGCCTTAATGTGCTCTCTGAGCTTCATTCGTATTCTGAATCAACCTGTTTCAGAGATGTTAggacacacctctagagcaggtggggcttAAACCCAGgtcttctggtccagaggtagggacaccgcTACTGTACTGCATGAGCCCTATGCTCGGAggtaaattttaaatttttatcttattttatttaacctattcttctaatcaacctattcagagatgttattatgcacctTTTTAGTAGCCTGAACTTGAAACCAGGTCTCCTGCTCTGGggcagggatgctaccactgcataAAATAGAGACCGTTGGCCCTcttgttaagataacaaagtgtgaagctggatgaacacagcaggccaagcagcatctcaggagcacaaaagctgacatttcgggcctagacccttcatctgctgggcctgctgtgttcatccagcttcacactttatcttggattctccagcatctgcagttctcactatctccagtctctattttaagttttttttaaaatttaacctatttttctaatcaacctcttcagatGTTACTGCatgcttctggagcaggtgggacttgaacccaggcttcccagtccaggggtagggacattaccacaagagggccctttgCCATTTCAAGCTGTCTCTCTGGTCAATGGAAACAGCTGGTCCTTGTTTACTCTATTAAAAACTCATCATCATTTTGAACAGCCCGATTAAATCTCCACTTGAAATGTTCCGTACCAAGAACAATGCAGTCAAAGAGAACATCCGGGAATTAGAAATTCAGTCAACCTATTGGCTCCACACCCAATTCCATTCCACTGAGATTCTCGCTGATCTGTACCTTGAACCTATTCACCTGTCTTAGCTCTATAATCCCTAACACACCCTAATAGTCTCAACCTATAAAAGTCTACCAATCAATTAGTTACtatccacaggtgctgtcaggcttgctgagtttctccagcatcactgtttttgttcccatttaGTTTTGCGTcttcaacaaatttgaaaatattctgATTATTTGCTGTAGatgctgtgaatctttggaattctctagcccAGAGAACGATGGAAACTCAATCACTGAGCAGATTCAAGTCAGGAATCAATAGGTTTCTGAAGACGGATGTCATAAAGGAATACTGTGACAGTGCATGGGAATGGTGTTGAGGCCAGGTGATTGGCAATTATTTAATAGACTGGCAGCAAagacttgatggactgagtgGGCACGTTCCCATCTTATCACCAGCCGTGTAAAATTCCAAATTTCTCTGCTGTTCCAATTCTGGCCCCTTGCCTACCCCCAATTTCATTTGTTCTTTCAACAGCTCAGCaataatctctggaattccctcctgaaaccTCTCTCCAAATGTTTAAGATGCTCCTAGAACACAACCTCTTTGATTGACCTTTCGGACACCTTTCTAATTTGGGATTTGGCATCAGGCTTTTTGTCATTCACGCTCCTATGCAAATGTTTTATTTGGCCTCAGGTGCTATATCAATGCACGTTGAGTGTACAGAGGAGTATCACCTGGGAATTTAGCCACAAGAAGAGGTTAGAGCATCTGGCTCTGGGACCATGGAGTAAGGGGGGGTTGAGGGGGAGATGTTAGAGAGGTGTACAAGGATATAATAAGGTTAAATCCTGTCCATAAACATACCTGCTCCCACTGGGTGATTGCACAAGGActgggacacagatttaaaaacTCAGGCAGGAGATAGAAGGGAGATGTCAGGACAAATTTATTGCAGGCAGCAAACAGTAATGACCTGCAATGCTGTGCCTGTGAGGGTGCTGAAATCAACGATAGAATCAATGATTCCAAAATGAACCTGGGTGGGCACTTGAGGGAAATAAAATTACAAGGGtattgagagggtgcagagggaagTAGCATTGCCCTATTGAGAACTGCTAAAGGTGTGATGATCTGAACAACCTCCCTCTGTGCAGTTACTGAGCCTGGGGTTTTATACATTGTTGGTGTTGAGGAATACTACTTGGGTGAACCTGGTGGCACAAACATACAAACTGGGAACAAGACAAACCTACTCAGCacttcaagcctgccccaccattcaatataatcatgactgatctgatcttaacctcaactctacattcctacaTTTCCCCCCATAATCTTTCATgcccttggtcatcaagaatgtTATCTACCTTGGCCTTCAAAATATCTAaggatcctgcatccactgcctttggGAGAAGGGAATTCCATAGACTCTCACCCCTCTGCGaggaaaaaaagtttcctcatctcttttaaactttgacacctagttctagattcttccacaaggaGAAATATCCTTGCCACATCCAAGTCCCCTCAGGGTCCAAAATGTTTCAATAACGTTATCTCTGGCTCTAAACTCTTGAGACAGAAGTCAtgtggcaccaggttatagtcactccacctgacaaaggggcagcgcTCTGTAAGCTTGAGATTTCAGATAAAACTGGTGTTATGTGATGTCTGACTTTGTGCACCCCAatccacctccacatcatggctaccaaaCTTCACACGGTACAGGCCCAGCCTGCCTAGCTTTCCCTCATAGGGCAATCCATCCATTCAGggattagtctggtaaaccttctctgaactgcttccgaCACATTGACATCCTTCTGTAAGGACAGTGACCGTGATGTACACAGGACTCCAGATCCAGCATCATCAATGCTGTGTATAACTAATGAGCTGGTACTGTACTCCTCCTGCTAAACAACTTCTACCATGTTTATGTTTCATGACCTTGCACTCTTACTGAAGACATCTCACATCTGGAGGCACAAAACCAGGAAATCTGTGCGACACCAAGGCATTCCAAATTGATTGGGGACAGCACAATGCCTCTGTGGGTTCCAAGCTAAATCACACGAAGAATCTGTCTGGCACGACAGTGTCATGATGAAGTAATTGGTTGTTGAACTTGTGACATAGAGCGAGGTCATTTGTCCCtttgtgtctgtaccagctcttcAAAAGAGtgatccaattagtcccactgtcctttctcctcctcaataAACTCAACAGTTCTTTTCTCCCTTCCCAAGAGTGTATCCaatttcccttttgaaagttcctgttgaGTCCTGCTTTCATTGCCCCTCTGCTCCTGCTCACAATAACTTAAAGCAAAGTCTCCTGAACTCTGCTTCAGTTCTTTGGCTAATCATCGTCAATCTATGTCCTCTATTTACTGACCGTGCTTTCAGTGCAATCATTTTGACTAGCTGTATTCTGTCaatacccttcataattttgaacaactTTATGAAATCTCCCTGAGTTTTCTCTTCTCTAAGGTGAACAATCCCAATTTCCCTACACCATTAAAGTCCTGAGTCCCCTCATCTTAATAAATCTCCCCATCTTCAAACCCTGAAAATCTTTGCTAAGCTCTGGACATCCCAGAACTAGACAAATCCCCAGGGTACACAGGACAAAATAGTTACCCTTTGtgaagggatcaatgaccagggggcaTCACGTTAagggaaggggcaggaggtttagaggagatgtgggggaaagctttttcacccagaggatggtggataatccagaactcactgcctgagagagggagaaatcctcatctgagtgaataaatatttagatgtgcacttgcgatgccaaggaTATAGATCAACAGCTGGGacatgggattagaatagtttgaggagcaggaaagctgacattttgggtcaggacccttctgcagaaagaaggctcccaacctgaaacgtcgcctttcctgctcctctgaggctgccaggcctgctgtgttcatccaactccacacttatctcagactccagcattggtagctcttactatctcttataATAGTTTTTGGTTGTTTTTGGCAAGTATGGACACCATGGGACAAcaaatcttttctgtgctgtaggcctTTAAGACTCTATGAAGTGCACAAAATGGGGGCCGTGTTcatgattctgaaataattgaATGGAGTGGGATGCCTCCTCTGCAATGTTTCTGAAGAGAGATATGAGGCTTGGAATGATGTGGGTGCTTTTTCCACAGaatcaagccattcagcctatcatctCCCTGACAATACGTGTGCCCAAAATAAGGCTGCTCCCAGTCCATTTATTTCACCTGATCATCATATCCTTCCATTCGTTATGGATTGATCTAGCTTGCATTTACAACTCCCTGTGgaagttccacattctcattgCTCTGAGGGTAAAGAAGTCTTTCCTGAACTCCTCACTGGGTTTATTTATCACTCTCTAATATTAACGAGCCCTTGTTTTGGTTTTATCAACAGCTGGAAATTTTTTCTCACCGTCCTCCCTTTCAAAACCTTTCATAACATTTGGCCTCTATCAGGCCATTTCTCAGCCTCGCCTTTGCATGTTTTGTTGTAGATTGTGATGATTGGAGGGTTGACTTATTCCAGCCCATCTGTTTAGGTGATTGTGTGAGAACAATGTGAACTAAAATAAAATGTCGATTTTTAAGGAAGGTAGTAGACAGATGATTTTTAAACTAACCTATACTTGGGCAACACACAGTAGTAAGTGAAACATGTGCACGTGCTTTTAGTCTTCACTGATGTTGACAAGACCAGAATTCAGGTGGTGACTGCTGTCCAGGTCCTGCCTGTACCCCATCAGCACTGCTAAACCTGTTTGATCACGTACATATCGCCATTTCAATCACTAGCTCTGAAATCTCAGattaaaggggcaccaatttaacactgagatgagcagacatttcttctctcagagggttgagaaatcTTTGGAACTCCGTGCCACAGAGTCCTGAAGGGGTagagcccctgtgtatatttaaggctgagatagattcttgatcagtcgggaaatcgagggttatggggaaaaggcaggaacgcGGATGTGAGGAACggtcctactgaatggcagaacttcGGGAGGTGCTGAATgacatcttcctgttcctatttctcatggccttatggtcatagaatcatacctggCTTTTTTTCATATtcttaatgggatgagggcattgctggccaggcagcatttattgcccatccctaattgcccccagagggcagttaagagtcaaccacattgctgtgggtctggagtcacatgtaggccagaccaggtaaggatggcagtttccctccctaaagggcattcgtgaaccaggtgggtttttcccgacCATccgcaatggattcatggtcattattagattccaaattccagatatttattgaattcaaattccaccatctgccgtagcaggattcaaacccgggtccccaggacattacctgggtctctggaataacagtccagcgataaatACCACTGGGCCACGGCCTCCCCCCTGtactgacttgaaatgttaactctgctttctcaccacagacacTTCCAGaccacctgagtttctccagcattctcctgGTTGGTTTCACTGTCTGAAAATGCCTCTGCCAGTTTTGCTTGGACAAATTCCTGGAAGAGGCATCACTTGCTCTCATCTTTCTCCATCATGCCTCACCAACACCACCCTACCCTTCCCTCCCCCGGCTCATATTCCCACCGCCGTCTCCAGGACAAATCAGAAACAGACAGGACTCTCTGCCTGTTTTCTTGCTTGCTCCCTGGCTCTCATTAAAACAGCCCTGTCTCCCCTTCCTTCCTCCCCGCTAAAACAAAACTCTTCAAATAATCTATTAAATTTCTGGTAATGGTCATACAATTGCTCCCTACACTGCCCATGAaattaatctttaattcctggACAATTCCAGGAATGATGATTAATGCCAACAGGATATGTCAACTGAGTTTTGACTGCAATAAAACTATAATTTAATATTCTTATTGACTTACACACAGATACGGTAGTTGGTGATTTGATCCTGATCTTCGTGATACCTACAATCACCATTCATACAATAACTCTGGCCACCTTcataacactgctgtctcactctCAATGTCCTTGGTGTCTCGGGATCACCTGGTCAAAGGAGAAAAGTGAGTTCAGGAAAATGCAAGTAACAACTGAAATTTACACAGCAGCTCAAACGTACAGAAAGTCCGAATGGGTTTAAAAGAATCACTGCTGAGCAAGTCACAAATCGGTCCTAGGCCACCCTACCATAGGTTGGTGAAATACTGCACAGaagccggtatcccatcaccaacacACTCTTTCTTTACTTGTGCAATGGCTATACCCAGACAGTTTGGAGTCactcccctgaactgaggagattctaaattcCCTTGTATATCGGTCacccagggcttcctgattggcccagattcaTAGCCCGATTCAAGGACCTCACAGTCAACAAGTTCGACCTGAATCCAATCACTGCAGCTGGTTAAAGAGGGAGGGTTGAGGGATATCTTACAGGAGTtaagagaggcatggataggggcGAGGGAGCAGGAGAGGATTCCCGTGTTCAAGGCCCAAGCAGTCAATGGCAGAACCACCGATGGTGGAATGATGCAACTTGGGAATGAAAAAGAACCCAGAGCATAAAGTGTCATTACATGCTGGAGgggggtacagagatagggagggggtgtaagggctggaggaggtgacagggatagggagggggtgtagggggtgtaggggctggagtggggggggcggacagagatagggaggggttgtaagggctggaggggaggaacagagatagggagggggtgtagaggatggaggaggtgacagagatagggaggggctgtaggggctggagggggtgacagagatagggaggggatgtaggggatggaggaggtgacagagatagggaggggatgtaggggatggaggaggtgacagagatagggagggggtgtaggggctggagggggtgacagtgatagggagggggtgtaggggatggagggggtgacagagatagggagggggtgtaggggatggaggaggtgacagagatagggagtgggtgtagcggctggagggggtgacagtgatagggacggggtgtaggggctggaggaggttacagagatagggaggggatgtaggggatggaggaggttacagagatagggagggggtgtaggggctggaggaggtgacagagatagggagggggcgtaggggctggaggaggttacagagatagggaggggatgtaggggatggaggaggtgacagagatagggaggggatgtaggggatggaggaggtgacagagatagggagggggtgtaggggctggagggggtgacagtgatagggagggggtgtaagggctggaggggggggacagagatagggagggggtgtaggggctggagggggtgacagtgatagggagggggtgtaggggttggagggggtgacagtgatagggagggggtgtaggggctggagggggtgacagtgatagggagggggtgtaggggctggaggaggtgacagagatagggagggggtgtaggggctggagggggtgacagagatagggagggggtgtaggggctggagggggtgacagtgaAAGGGAGTATACCAATGGAGTCCCTGAGGTGTTGATGGACAAAAGATATCGTAACATTGACCAACCAGCTCCTGGAAGATTCAGACAGTTAATACCTTCCAAATTCGACACATCTGGAGACAAACTCAGTCTTtttacagagggctgtggaagttgACCCTGAGGATGTTTAAACTAcagattgacagatttctgattaccaagtcttaaatttatttcattcacgggatgagggcctcactgaccaggcagcatttattgcctatccctaattgcccagagggcatttaagagtcaagcacattgctgtgggcctggagtcacgtgtaggccaggccaggtaaggatatcagtttccttcccgaagggacattagtgaaccagatgggattccCTGACAGTAATCAATGAATTTGACAATCATCTTAACCCCAGATTCTTATTGCAttgaaattccactatctgccaggGAATGAGTTGACTCTGTGTCtcgagaacattatctgggtctctgattagatagtccagcaataataccaataggccatcacctcccctgctgTAGAGCTCTGGGGATGGGGTGGGTAAACGGCATTTGAACCATTCAATCGGCTATGATTGATTTGGATGGTGGGgtaggcttgatggactgaatggctgacTCCAATGTTCCTACTCTATTCCTCATCCCTTTCTGTCTCTCTaatctctcactgcctcacccTGCGAGATTTTGGCACCCTTCTGATACTAGCCTGTTGAACATTCACAATTTTCATCGCCTAACCATTGACTGCTTTACTTTCAGCTACTTGGGCACTAGGCTCAAGAATCCTCCCCTAAACATCTCTGACTTTCTATCTGTCTCCATTTAAGATGCTCCTCAAACCTGACCtctatatgaataagaaaggtttggagggatatggcccaggagcaggcaggtgggactagtttaatttgggattacggccgctatggactagttggaccgaagggtctgtttctgtgctgtatgactctaggactTTATGACTGACTATGTAATCCCTGACACAGTATCTCCTTATATCGTTAGGTGTTGTATTTGATAACCTAATTTCCTATTGGGTATCTTCAGCTACTCTCTgggcacttttgaaaaccaagttgttgctgttactgtgggAACAGCCCATCATCAAGGAATGCAATTAGCATATAACATTTCTATCAATATCTTAGTCGGTATGTAGACTCCAGGAATCTGCTCAAATTGATGCTAGCATGCAAAAGGTCATATCAGCTACCTGTTACATTGATCTTGTGACCACTGATAAGTTCAGTTCAGGGCAGAAGGAGCTCCCAAACTCCAGGCATTTTCTTAACAATTCTAATGGACAACTCTGAACACTTAGACCTTTCCAATGCACCATGTGCCTATTCCAACATGATCTCATGCAACCCCATTCACATGCCCCTCGGTTCGTTCCTCTCTGGtgtgtttattttca
This genomic window contains:
- the LOC125458944 gene encoding epigen-like codes for the protein MESVTGGSIFTLSVIFAMAVTASEVTQMPVSESLHTLGLSENTSTTLEPITGELRGDPETPRTLRVRQQCYEGGQSYCMNGDCRYHEDQDQITNYRICVCKPGYMGERCEHLTLTTHTSLESERYLYISVAIGIGLVFSGLSVLLYYCCRNRCQKSKPIYNKCSVEARV